The Salvelinus fontinalis isolate EN_2023a chromosome 9, ASM2944872v1, whole genome shotgun sequence sequence ATAGGGTAGATCGAGGATGTGATCATGATTTTGTGATAACTCTTAGGAAAGCGGTACAGGTAGGCCTATGTTATTACTGCAGTCCTTCCGTGGGGTGATGAAATTCACACTTTTAATAAACACGTATCTTGTACAACCACCACGCTTTCCTTAGCGCGTATGCGCTTGTGCCAATTGAATCTCAGTTTGTAGCGAACGTTGAATGCCGCCACGTCTCCAGTTAACACAAATTAGGAAAAACTCGGTCCTATGCGATACGTTTCTTTTAAAGTATTAATTCCAGCACCCCGCGGAAGGACCGCAGTTGTACAGGACAAACATAGCGGTACAGGTAAGCGTTTTCAGAATTTGACATTTTAACAAGTGACGTTACCGACAGATGGTGAGTCGTTGCAAGTAAATCGCGCGACCAGTCATCACTACTCAACTCTGCCTGGATATAAGAGAACAGAGTTGAGTGTTCCTCAGCTACCTAAATGCCTGACTTGGAAGACAACACGTCTTCTAAATTTGTCTAGTTGCAGGGAGTACGTTTGAATTGAGAAAATActattaaataaatattttgcTCCATTTagtaatccaacaatgtgtacGCAGCCATCTTGTCTAATTCAAATCTTATCGTTGATCGAGACAGGTTAGTGTGATGACATGCAGCACTTTGGGGTGGTCAACCCACCTGTCTTAATCGATGAGAGAAGATTTTAAATAGACAAGATGGTGGCGTATTCATTGTTGGATTACTTCTTGGAGCGAAACCATTTTATTGAATAACCaagcattttctaaattcaaaccCCCTGTTACTAGACACGGAAATATAGAAGATGTGTTGTCTTCCAAGTTGGGAAATGAAGTATCGCCAAGTAAAAGGTTGTTTAAGTTCTCTGCACTATTATTTACACTACTGTATGGAAGTGTTCACATATCACCGCATTTTCAGTGTAGTTACTGACATTTGAGCTAGTCAGCCATATTTTAGCTGGCTCtggacatagctagctaactgaaTATATTATTATAATGTAGGTTATAGTTTGGGACTTTAAAGTTGTATCAGCATTTGTCAAAATGTAGTTGACAGCCTTATTCTGTTCAATGTTTGACCTTTGAatagtactctaaataccccTAATTAATGTTAAGTTCAAAATAATACAGTATAAAAAATTGCATAAACTGTTGAAACCAAAGATGGTTCAGAACgttaaagccaattatctcaatcaagtttattttatatagcccttcatacatcagctaatatctcgaagtgctgtacagagacccagcctaaaaccccaaacagctagaatgcaggtgaagaaacacggtggctaggaaaaactccctagaaaggccaaaacctaggaagaaacaagGCTATGacgggtgaccagtcctcttctggctgtgccgggtggagattataacagaactatgccaagatgttcataagtgacaagcatggtcaaataaatcatggataattttcagttggcttttcatagccgatcatcaaTCATgtttttgcagatagaaccttgtAGTTCCAAGCTCTCGCTCCATTTCGGCTTTTGTGATCTAATTATTAAAGACTTTATCATGACAGCATGATTGAGTCATGTATTGTTGTTTGATTAATGAAGGACTGCGGTAGGTAAATGGATGTAAACATACAATGTCAGTGGTGATTCTGTTGTCTGTTCTTAGCTGGCCCCACCAATTCCTACCATCATGCCTGCTCTACTAGAGAGGCCCAAACTGTCTAATGCCATGGCACGCGCCCTGCACAAGCACATCATGCGAGAGCGAGACCGCAAGAGACAAGGTAAGAAAGAACCCTCTACCCAATGACACTGGTAGTTTGCAAACTCAAAGttgcaggtaacacacactgaaATCAACTCCtgggcaaggcagttaacccactgttccccgtattcagaggggttgggttaaatgcggaagacacatttcagttgaatgcattcagttgtacaactgactaggtgttaCTAATCCCTTTGGCCCGACAATCTGGGGGGGATGGTAGTGGGACCCGTAACACAATTCACGCAAATTATAATAGTGAAAACGTAAGTGAGAACAAATAACCACGACACTTAAATCTACCATCAAACTCAGGGTTTATTAGTAAACACACGGTAATGGGGGGGACCCAAGGAATGAAACAATAACcatccaaaaacacccctaagttagactagcctatttcaacaacagctaactaaccacAAATTCAGTGGGTGGTCtgtctggttacccccttttcccactatcaaagaaacactcaaacaccataacaatactcacaggtaggaacaaagtgacatgtagttgcAAACCACACAATTGATCTACAGCCATATGGCATTGACAGAGAGATTGAGCTCTAGAGAAcacaactgacagggtttttaaaccaagggaaagggactatgattgggtaagggaaaaggagcaggtgtcttctgattagcgcctaattgatgactgattggggaatgatgattgtcacctgtaggggagtaggggagaaggagagaaaagaaacacacaggatacacacataatacttgtatccgtaacactgggtatccccctttcctgttCTGTAACCCTCTCACCCAACCTTGTGTCACAGAGGAAGAAGAAGTAGACAAAATGATGGAGCAGaagcagaaggaggaggaagaaaggaagagaaagaaagaggtggaggagagaatgTCTTTAGATGAGACGAAAGAGCAGGTGAGTTATTGAGCTCTTTagtgcctcactctctctttcggTTCCTCTTACTTAACTCCTCTTTCtttttgtccctctctctctcccttagatCATGAAGATGGGGGCGAAGCTACAGGGGCTACAAGAGGAGAAACACCAGCTCTTCCTCCAGTTGAAGAAAGTGCtccatgaggaggagaagagacggAGGAAAGAACAGAGGTAAAGGCTTTACCGGCTCTGGAGGTCTTAAAAAAATCACTTATCCCTAGCCTGGTGGTCCCAGATCTGCAGGGATTGTTTTGCAAACATCTATGGTTGTTGTTGAAAGCACAAACATACAGCACATACAGATCTGCGACCACCAGGCTAACACATTCCCCAGCAACCTACGTATGTTATTGGCTTTTGATATGAAAGTCAGTCCTGTTTGCTGATAAACTAGCATTAACATTGTGGTTATGGACAAGATCTTACTTTCTTTCCCCAATGTTTTCTTGTAGTGACATGACAACCCTGACATCTGCTACGTACCAGCCCAGCATGGCTATCCACTCAGGACAACATCTGCTCAGCATGCAAGGTAATTCGCACTGATTGATGTAATACAAGCGTAATTGTCTATACACACATACTGTTAGTTGTACTATGCACATTACCagcctcgctctctccctctgtgtatcTTTCTCTCCATGTTACCCTCCTCTCTATATCAATGATCAGCAGGTCAAGTGAGTCATGGCCGTTCTGCTGCTCTGCTTGGAGAACGCAGTAAACAGCTCTTCCAGTCCCCTGTCCTTCCTGTGAGTGAGCAGATTTCATAAATACTCGGGTTGCCAGTATTTGACCTCAAGCCCCTCGGTGTATGCAGCAGGCACGTGTTCCTGTTGATTATAATTAGGACTTCAGCGGCTTGAGGTCTGACGAATGGGGACCCAATATGCCCTGATTTTATAACATGTTCTATACTTAATTTAGGTTTGGCCTGAATGTAATCTACTAATAGTATATGGAATTTAGCAGACCCTTTTGTCCAAGGTGACTTATAGTGCATTGAATGTGTGTGAAAACGGGTCCTGTATGTTACTTGACAGGGGCGTCACTACCAGAGCCAGCCAGGGATGAGCTCCGTGGGCTCCGAGCATGGGCAGTattcagccagccaggcagcccaTGGTCCCTACGGCCAGCTCACCCAGGCACAGCACTCCTCTCCCTTCGCCACCAGCCAACATGTCCCTGTCAGCTACGCCACCAGCTCGCAGCTCAGAGGTAACCGCTTTGGATTTTCAATGTAATTGTTATTTGAGAGACGTGTTGTCTATGTGACATTGAAAGCATACTAATAATGTG is a genomic window containing:
- the LOC129862904 gene encoding G protein pathway suppressor 2-like isoform X3, which gives rise to MPALLERPKLSNAMARALHKHIMRERDRKRQEEEEVDKMMEQKQKEEEERKRKKEVEERMSLDETKEQIMKMGAKLQGLQEEKHQLFLQLKKVLHEEEKRRRKEQSDMTTLTSATYQPSMAIHSGQHLLSMQAGQVSHGRSAALLGERSKQLFQSPVLPGRHYQSQPGMSSVGSEHGQYSASQAAHGPYGQLTQAQHSSPFATSQHVPVSYATSSQLRGASAFQAMQYLPHQQQGYAVHSHFTSQPGLIPSAGIPLQKQLEHANQQSGFTDSSTLRPMHPQTLHACAAGLLPTPSLAVQIPAAKSGLPYAHPPRPASPGSFTHGTPPQQAHPESPNAMMNEHHG
- the LOC129862904 gene encoding G protein pathway suppressor 2-like isoform X1, with amino-acid sequence MPALLERPKLSNAMARALHKHIMRERDRKRQEEEEVDKMMEQKQKEEEERKRKKEVEERMSLDETKEQIMKMGAKLQGLQEEKHQLFLQLKKVLHEEEKRRRKEQSDMTTLTSATYQPSMAIHSGQHLLSMQAGQVSHGRSAALLGERSKQLFQSPVLPGRHYQSQPGMSSVGSEHGQYSASQAAHGPYGQLTQAQHSSPFATSQHVPVSYATSSQLRGASAFQAMQYLPHQQQGYAVHSHFTSQPGLIPSAGIPLQKQLEHANQQSGFTDSSTLRPMHPQTLHACAAGLLPTPSLAVQIPAAKSGLPYAHPPRPASPGSFTHGTPPQQAHPTTFQSSPQPAPRHAYLSHSQSGQRFYHNK
- the LOC129862904 gene encoding G protein pathway suppressor 2-like isoform X2 translates to MPALLERPKLSNAMARALHKHIMRERDRKRQEEEEVDKMMEQKQKEEEERKRKKEVEERMSLDETKEQIMKMGAKLQGLQEEKHQLFLQLKKVLHEEEKRRRKEQSDMTTLTSATYQPSMAIHSGQHLLSMQGQVSHGRSAALLGERSKQLFQSPVLPGRHYQSQPGMSSVGSEHGQYSASQAAHGPYGQLTQAQHSSPFATSQHVPVSYATSSQLRGASAFQAMQYLPHQQQGYAVHSHFTSQPGLIPSAGIPLQKQLEHANQQSGFTDSSTLRPMHPQTLHACAAGLLPTPSLAVQIPAAKSGLPYAHPPRPASPGSFTHGTPPQQAHPTTFQSSPQPAPRHAYLSHSQSGQRFYHNK
- the LOC129862904 gene encoding G protein pathway suppressor 2-like isoform X4; the protein is MPALLERPKLSNAMARALHKHIMRERDRKRQEEEEVDKMMEQKQKEEEERKRKKEVEERMSLDETKEQIMKMGAKLQGLQEEKHQLFLQLKKVLHEEEKRRRKEQSDMTTLTSATYQPSMAIHSGQHLLSMQAGQVSHGRSAALLGERSKQLFQSPVLPGRHYQSQPGMSSVGSEHGQYSASQAAHGPYGQLTQAQHSSPFATSQHVPVSYATSSQLRGASAFQAMQYLPHQQQGYAVHSHFTSQPGLIPSAGIPLQKQLEHANQQSGFTDSSTLRPMHPQTLHACAAGLLPTPSLAVQIPAAKSGLPYAHPPRPASPGSFTHGTPPQQAHPSHRIGKLDL